The following are encoded in a window of Lactobacillus panisapium genomic DNA:
- a CDS encoding SIS domain-containing protein produces MTKLSMMGHIEDTARVLQRAIAERDEYGQELIAFWLKKNFKKVIFTGSGTSYNAMRVIRNMFVKLLHVEGVAVEPTVFTYSENINPSSNFRNDQILVVGLSQHGDSISTCDALRHAQQCGYATLGITEQLGSAITKIADHYVHLVCEEEQVGPETRGYTETLLQFYLLAVEIAYQSEQIGKAKYDNLIAQAQQLVNDFPIVVKESLEWYEKQQAELVDMQKASIAGYGVNLPTALEARLKFFETFGRPTTAYEQEEQLHGPLRAYNQDNYIFLIGGNLGPEFERLQEISAYYRRAYTKHVFIISGEQFKATEKDLKLSVKTSELLSPIFYIVPFQILAAKLSEKVGIDTSVSPVTDTSISGHMNV; encoded by the coding sequence ATGACAAAATTATCAATGATGGGACATATTGAAGACACTGCACGAGTTTTGCAACGAGCAATTGCCGAAAGGGATGAATATGGGCAGGAGCTGATTGCTTTTTGGCTAAAAAAGAATTTTAAGAAAGTTATTTTTACGGGATCAGGTACTTCTTACAATGCCATGAGAGTAATCCGCAATATGTTTGTTAAACTTTTACATGTTGAAGGCGTTGCAGTAGAACCAACCGTTTTTACTTATTCGGAGAACATTAATCCTAGCAGTAATTTTAGAAATGATCAGATTCTAGTGGTTGGCTTATCACAACATGGGGATAGTATTTCTACTTGTGATGCACTGCGACATGCACAGCAGTGCGGATATGCTACGTTAGGTATTACTGAGCAACTGGGATCAGCCATTACGAAAATTGCTGATCATTATGTTCATTTGGTTTGTGAAGAAGAACAGGTTGGGCCGGAAACACGTGGTTATACTGAAACTTTGCTGCAGTTCTATTTGTTAGCTGTTGAAATTGCTTATCAATCAGAGCAAATTGGTAAAGCTAAGTATGATAATTTAATTGCGCAAGCTCAGCAGCTAGTCAATGATTTTCCAATCGTAGTTAAGGAAAGCCTTGAGTGGTATGAAAAGCAACAAGCGGAGTTAGTTGACATGCAAAAGGCCTCTATTGCTGGCTATGGCGTTAATTTGCCGACAGCTTTAGAAGCTAGGCTAAAATTTTTTGAAACATTTGGACGCCCAACGACGGCTTATGAACAAGAAGAGCAGCTTCATGGACCGCTGCGTGCTTATAATCAAGACAATTATATTTTCTTGATTGGTGGCAATCTTGGGCCTGAGTTTGAACGGTTGCAAGAGATAAGTGCTTATTATCGTCGTGCCTATACTAAGCATGTTTTCATAATTTCTGGAGAGCAATTTAAGGCAACCGAAAAAGATTTGAAATTGAGTGTAAAGACTTCTGAACTGCTTTCACCAATTTTCTACATCGTGCCTTTTCAAATTCTGGCTGCTAAGTTATCTGAGAAAGTTGGAATTGATACTAGTGTTAGTCCGGTAACTGATACTTCCATTTCTGGGCACATGAATGTCTAA
- a CDS encoding PTS system mannose/fructose/sorbose family transporter subunit IID: MTDSKATQTEKKLTKKDLRRVMWRHYQLLGSFNYERQMSLGYAWAMTPVIKRLYGDNDQEMQKGFQRHLEFFNCSTSTSPLILGISCAMEEQNANSEKFDANSINSVKTALMGPLAGIGDSMFWGTLRVIGVGVGAPLAVKGSILGPILYFLINVIPSELLRWFGFKLAYQGGNKFLAEASENGTLQKLTEAAKILGLVVVGAMIASMVIIKVPLVMKLGGTKVGLQQTLDSLMPDLLPLLLTFGCYGLLQKKVNGTVILIGLIILGIVAVALGLL, encoded by the coding sequence ATGACTGATTCTAAAGCGACACAAACAGAGAAAAAGTTAACTAAAAAGGATTTACGCCGTGTTATGTGGCGTCATTATCAACTCTTAGGATCCTTTAATTATGAACGTCAAATGTCATTGGGGTATGCATGGGCCATGACTCCTGTCATTAAAAGGTTGTATGGGGATAACGACCAGGAAATGCAGAAGGGGTTTCAGCGACATTTAGAATTTTTCAATTGCTCAACTTCGACTTCACCCCTAATTCTAGGAATCAGTTGTGCGATGGAGGAGCAAAATGCTAATTCGGAAAAATTTGATGCCAATTCAATTAATTCGGTAAAGACTGCCTTGATGGGTCCACTCGCCGGAATTGGCGATTCCATGTTTTGGGGAACATTGCGTGTTATTGGAGTAGGAGTTGGTGCCCCTTTGGCTGTCAAAGGCAGCATTCTAGGGCCTATTCTTTATTTCCTAATTAATGTAATTCCGAGTGAACTTTTGCGTTGGTTTGGTTTTAAATTGGCTTATCAGGGCGGCAATAAGTTTCTAGCTGAAGCAAGTGAAAATGGCACTCTACAAAAATTAACTGAGGCGGCTAAGATATTAGGCTTGGTTGTTGTAGGAGCAATGATTGCCTCGATGGTTATCATTAAAGTACCGTTAGTAATGAAATTAGGTGGGACCAAGGTTGGCTTGCAACAGACCCTTGATTCCTTGATGCCCGATTTGTTGCCATTGCTATTAACTTTTGGCTGCTATGGCTTGTTACAAAAGAAAGTCAACGGAACCGTCATTTTGATTGGGCTAATTATCCTAGGAATTGTAGCTGTTGCACTAGGGTTGCTTTAA
- the arcA gene encoding arginine deiminase: MDNPAINVNSEIGKLKTVLLKRPGAEVENITPDTMERLLFDDIPFLKIAQKEHDYFAETLRKNGVETLYIDDLAVEALSEDDDIKEKFLEQYLDEHGYGSGTTHDVLHEYLTDLETKDMVEKLYSGVRRNEVDLDVKHESLHDLAGSDASDPFLLDPLPNAYFTRDPQASIGSGITINRMTFAARRPESLFTEFVMKYHPRFAGKVDIWRSRNHTTRIEGGDELVLNDHVLAIGVSQRTSSKSVEGLAKELFTNKDSHFDTVVAIEIPHNHAMMHLDTVFTMVNTDQFTVFPGIMDEAGKMNIFVLTPGDNGEVRMEHHTDLGETLKQVLHLSELDLILTGNGDDIVAPREQWNDGSNTLTIAPGEVVTYNRNYVSNEMLRKHDILVHEVISSELSRGRGGPRCMSQPLWREDL; the protein is encoded by the coding sequence ATGGATAATCCGGCAATTAATGTTAATTCGGAAATCGGTAAATTGAAGACGGTTTTACTAAAAAGACCTGGTGCAGAAGTTGAAAATATTACACCAGATACGATGGAACGGCTTTTGTTTGACGATATTCCTTTTTTAAAAATCGCTCAGAAAGAGCATGACTATTTTGCTGAAACATTAAGAAAAAATGGTGTGGAAACATTATATATTGATGACCTTGCAGTTGAGGCGCTCTCAGAAGATGACGATATTAAAGAAAAGTTCTTAGAACAGTATCTTGACGAACACGGCTATGGCTCAGGAACCACGCATGATGTTTTGCATGAATATCTGACAGATTTAGAAACTAAAGATATGGTTGAAAAGCTTTACAGCGGTGTTCGGCGCAATGAAGTTGATTTGGATGTTAAACACGAATCACTTCATGACTTAGCAGGTAGCGACGCTAGCGATCCGTTCCTACTTGATCCACTGCCTAATGCATATTTCACACGTGATCCACAAGCATCAATTGGTTCAGGCATTACTATTAACCGCATGACATTTGCTGCTCGGCGCCCTGAATCATTGTTTACCGAATTTGTGATGAAATATCATCCTCGCTTTGCTGGCAAAGTAGATATTTGGCGTAGTCGTAATCACACCACTAGAATTGAAGGTGGGGACGAACTAGTCTTGAACGACCATGTTTTGGCTATTGGTGTTTCCCAACGGACCTCATCTAAGTCAGTAGAAGGCTTAGCTAAAGAACTCTTTACCAATAAAGATAGTCACTTCGATACCGTAGTGGCAATTGAGATTCCACATAATCATGCAATGATGCACCTAGATACGGTCTTCACGATGGTTAACACAGATCAATTTACTGTTTTCCCAGGCATCATGGACGAAGCTGGCAAAATGAATATTTTTGTTTTGACACCTGGTGATAACGGTGAAGTAAGAATGGAACATCACACCGACTTGGGCGAAACTCTGAAACAAGTTTTGCATTTATCAGAACTAGATCTGATTTTAACTGGTAACGGTGATGACATTGTGGCTCCGCGTGAGCAATGGAATGACGGTTCAAACACGCTGACAATTGCTCCGGGTGAAGTAGTTACCTACAACCGTAATTATGTCAGCAACGAAATGCTGAGAAAGCATGACATTCTGGTTCACGAAGTTATTTCAAGCGAATTATCACGCGGTCGTGGCGGCCCTCGTTGTATGTCACAACCATTATGGCGTGAAGATTTATAA
- the argF gene encoding ornithine carbamoyltransferase yields MAINSVFQGRSLLAEKDFTPGEIQYLVDFGLHLKTLQHNNIPHRYLEGKNIALLFEKTSTRTRSAFTTAAIELGAHPEYLGANDIQLGKKESVEDTAIVLGKMFDGIEFRGFKQSDVEALAKYSGVPVWNGLTDQWHPTQMIADFMTVKENFGHLRGLTLSFVGDGRNNMANSLLVTGAMLGVNIHIVAPEELHPAQEVVDLANKFAAESGAQLLITADIDEGVKGANVIYTDVWVSMGESDWENRVKLLKPYQVNMEMMKKTGTPKDQLIFMHCLPAFHDTNTEYGEDVKKQYGITEMEVTDEVFRSEYARQFEEAENRKHSIKAIMAATLGNLFIPAVPELEQAGENDG; encoded by the coding sequence ATGGCAATTAACTCAGTATTTCAAGGTCGTTCATTATTAGCGGAAAAAGATTTTACCCCAGGTGAAATTCAATATTTAGTCGATTTTGGTCTTCATTTAAAGACATTGCAGCACAATAATATTCCGCACCGCTATTTGGAAGGCAAGAACATTGCATTATTATTTGAAAAAACATCCACCAGAACACGTTCAGCTTTCACCACTGCGGCCATTGAATTAGGCGCACATCCAGAATATTTGGGTGCAAACGACATTCAATTAGGTAAAAAAGAATCCGTTGAAGATACAGCGATTGTTTTAGGAAAAATGTTTGACGGAATTGAGTTCAGAGGATTCAAGCAATCTGATGTTGAAGCTTTAGCCAAATATTCAGGTGTACCTGTTTGGAACGGCTTAACTGATCAGTGGCACCCAACACAAATGATTGCCGACTTTATGACCGTTAAAGAAAACTTTGGTCATTTACGTGGTTTGACTCTTTCATTTGTTGGTGATGGTCGCAACAATATGGCTAATTCGTTATTAGTTACTGGTGCCATGCTTGGTGTCAACATTCATATTGTTGCTCCGGAAGAACTCCACCCAGCTCAAGAAGTGGTTGATTTAGCTAATAAGTTTGCGGCTGAATCTGGTGCGCAATTATTGATTACTGCTGATATTGATGAAGGTGTCAAAGGCGCCAATGTTATCTACACCGATGTGTGGGTTTCAATGGGCGAATCTGATTGGGAAAATCGGGTTAAATTATTGAAGCCATATCAAGTCAACATGGAAATGATGAAGAAGACAGGCACGCCAAAGGACCAACTTATCTTTATGCATTGTTTGCCTGCTTTCCACGATACTAATACAGAATATGGTGAGGACGTTAAGAAACAATACGGTATTACCGAAATGGAAGTTACTGATGAGGTATTCAGAAGCGAGTATGCCCGTCAATTCGAAGAAGCAGAAAACCGCAAGCACTCAATTAAAGCGATTATGGCTGCTACGTTAGGTAATTTATTCATTCCAGCTGTACCTGAACTTGAACAAGCAGGAGAAAATGATGGCTGA
- a CDS encoding helix-turn-helix domain-containing protein, protein MRYIGSKLKQLRHDLGLTQTEMAAGVISVSFYSKVERGYHDIGAEELIEILQKHNISFQEFFSGISKEDANNKRVNILLRKFVKAANVDDDTEINNIISEIENIKPRTPFVKSEILLTKLIANTHDEDALRKLNEKEKREIKKIIFQEDTDENEYIRIAMIANTIRVYSFDEASFLISSIIRRYKDVDKIEGKLLLAISAAMTNFINWCFENGKANLCVKAIKYLKALPNTVELAFTKILVEYYESLIKGKFDDVKLIRNLFTRAGYGTFVNKMVDKYNKP, encoded by the coding sequence ATGAGATATATTGGGAGTAAATTGAAGCAGCTACGGCATGACTTGGGTCTTACTCAAACAGAAATGGCCGCGGGAGTAATTTCGGTTTCTTTTTATTCAAAAGTTGAGCGCGGGTATCACGATATCGGTGCGGAAGAATTAATCGAAATTTTACAGAAACATAATATTAGCTTTCAAGAGTTCTTTTCAGGCATATCTAAAGAAGATGCCAACAACAAAAGGGTAAACATTCTATTAAGAAAATTCGTAAAGGCAGCCAATGTAGATGATGATACTGAGATAAATAATATAATTAGCGAAATAGAAAATATTAAACCTAGGACTCCGTTTGTCAAATCAGAAATTTTGCTTACTAAGTTAATTGCTAACACACATGATGAGGATGCTTTAAGAAAGCTTAATGAAAAAGAAAAAAGGGAAATAAAAAAGATTATTTTTCAAGAAGATACTGATGAAAACGAATATATTAGGATAGCTATGATTGCTAATACAATAAGAGTATATAGTTTTGATGAAGCCTCATTTTTAATTAGCAGTATTATCAGAAGATATAAAGATGTTGATAAAATTGAAGGTAAGCTGCTATTAGCTATAAGTGCTGCAATGACGAATTTTATCAATTGGTGTTTCGAAAATGGTAAAGCTAATCTATGTGTTAAAGCGATAAAATATCTAAAAGCGTTACCTAATACCGTCGAATTAGCGTTCACTAAGATATTAGTTGAATATTACGAAAGCCTAATTAAAGGAAAATTTGATGATGTGAAGTTAATTAGAAATTTATTTACCAGAGCAGGATATGGAACATTTGTTAACAAAATGGTGGATAAATATAATAAACCATAA
- a CDS encoding HD domain-containing protein, whose amino-acid sequence MPKFQSKKLAKEVVLRDPVHDYIHIEDQVILDILKTKEFQRMRRIKQLGPLAYVFPGATHTRFEHNLGVYELTRKICNIFATKYPSRVPGDGLWDDNNRLLVECAGLLHDIGHGPYSHTFEHLFGTDHEKIGQKIITDSSTEINQVLRKVAPNFPDLVASVIAKTYPNPQVVKMISSQADADRMDYLKRDAYFTGVTYGEFDLSRILQEIRPYSGGICFTMAGMHAVEDYIVSRYQMYQQVYFHRVGRSMEVILQHLLERAKMVYQQGTLRVTPNLANFLAGNWTLEDYLKLDDGVMESNFLEWTQASDPILADLASSYLFRKPLESVCIDEETKNLLPKLKDLIKQAGFDPLYYTDTNSAFDEPYDAYKPSGKNANSQIEIMQSDGQLIELSQLSPLVRALNGTLQGDERFFFPKIMMSNSAEPQIFDPLYQQFQRYVKNGKLRYLRRPKNSKK is encoded by the coding sequence ATGCCTAAATTTCAAAGCAAAAAATTAGCTAAGGAAGTCGTCTTACGCGACCCCGTTCACGATTACATTCATATTGAGGATCAAGTAATCCTAGACATTTTAAAAACTAAAGAGTTTCAACGAATGAGACGGATTAAACAGTTGGGACCATTAGCCTACGTTTTTCCCGGCGCTACTCATACACGTTTCGAGCATAACCTAGGAGTCTATGAATTAACCCGCAAAATCTGCAACATCTTTGCTACCAAGTATCCTTCACGAGTTCCCGGCGACGGGCTATGGGATGATAATAACCGCTTATTAGTCGAGTGCGCGGGATTATTGCATGACATCGGTCATGGACCATATTCCCATACTTTTGAGCATCTTTTTGGCACGGACCACGAAAAGATTGGGCAAAAGATTATTACTGACTCTAGTACTGAAATCAATCAGGTATTGCGCAAAGTCGCACCTAATTTTCCCGATCTAGTTGCTAGTGTTATTGCCAAAACTTACCCTAACCCACAAGTCGTTAAAATGATCTCTAGCCAAGCCGATGCTGATCGGATGGATTATTTAAAGCGTGACGCCTATTTCACCGGTGTCACTTACGGCGAATTTGATCTTTCACGAATTTTGCAAGAAATCAGACCGTACAGTGGAGGAATTTGCTTCACAATGGCTGGAATGCACGCAGTTGAAGACTATATTGTCTCGCGTTATCAGATGTATCAGCAAGTCTACTTTCATCGCGTTGGCAGATCAATGGAAGTAATTCTGCAACATCTGCTGGAACGAGCCAAAATGGTTTACCAACAAGGGACATTGCGGGTGACGCCTAATCTAGCCAACTTTTTAGCCGGAAACTGGACCCTCGAAGATTATCTTAAACTAGACGATGGCGTTATGGAAAGTAACTTTTTAGAATGGACCCAGGCTAGCGACCCAATCTTAGCTGACTTAGCAAGTAGCTACTTATTCAGAAAGCCTCTGGAAAGTGTCTGCATTGATGAAGAAACCAAAAACTTGCTTCCTAAACTGAAGGATTTGATCAAGCAAGCAGGATTTGATCCACTTTATTATACCGACACTAATTCTGCCTTTGATGAGCCTTATGATGCATATAAGCCGAGCGGTAAAAATGCCAACAGCCAAATTGAAATTATGCAAAGCGACGGACAGCTGATCGAGTTGTCACAATTAAGTCCATTGGTTCGTGCACTTAATGGCACACTGCAAGGAGATGAGCGTTTCTTCTTCCCTAAAATTATGATGTCAAACAGTGCTGAACCACAGATTTTTGATCCACTTTACCAGCAATTTCAGCGCTACGTTAAAAACGGCAAATTGCGCTATTTGAGAAGACCCAAAAATAGTAAAAAATAA